The genomic window TACATGGGTTTTTCAATGCTGTTTTCCTTTGACAGCTTCCATAAGCAATATCAAATCACCCTGCAGGGCACTCTAAGCCATACAGTATCACTGGGTACGGACATTTACGGGAATATTACCCGACTTAACAATGCCCTTGCTGAAATGCCCAAAAAACTGGAATATTGCCGGGAGCAATTAAGCACTCTTCGCCAGCAGATGGAAACGGCTAAAGAACAGATTGACATCCCCTTTGAAAAGGAACAGGAGCTGCAAACCAAGTCTGCGCGACTGGCAGAGCTGAACATTTTGCTCAACATGGATAAACATGAAAACGAGGTGATCGACTGCGAGCCTGACGAGGATATAGATGTTCCGGAAAAGAAAACTGTGGGTTATGAAAGGTGAGGTGATAAAGAAATGCCTTATGTAACACCAGAGCAGATTGAACGGGCCAAGCAAATGGATCTGCTGACTTATTTGCAATATTACGAGCCGCATGAGCTGGTGCACTTTTCCGGCAACGTCTATACCACCCGCACTCATGACAGCCTGAAAATCAGTAACGGAAGATGGTGCTGGTGGTCGCGCAGCATCGGCGGGCGCTCTGCATTGGACTATCTCATCAAGGTTCGAGGTATGACGCTCCCTGAAGCAGTCATTCAGATAGACGGACGGGCGGCTATCATGCCGCCGGTCCCGTCAAAAGCACAAGAACCCACCAACCAGAGAAACTTACTTTTGCCGGAAAAAAACAAAAACAACAACTGTGTGATTGCTTATCTCTCCGGGCGCGGCATCCACAGGACTTTAATTGAATACAGCATCCGGACCGGACGGCTATACGAAGGCCACGAACATCATAATGCTGTATTTGTCGGTTTTAACCGCCAGGGTGTTCCCAAATATGCGACGTTTCGTGGAACAACCGGCAAGCGGTTTTTAGGGGAAGCCGAAGGAAGCGACAAGCATTTTTCCTTTTCCATTCCGGCACGGCAGGGAAGCCGTAAACTCCATCTTTTTGAAAGCGCCATTGACCTCCTTTCCTACGGCACGCTGGAGCTGTTTTCCGGCAGGGACTGGAGGAAGGAAAACTGTCTGTCCCTTGCGGGAATCTATAAGCCGAAAAAGATTATCGAACAAAGCACCTCACCCGCCGCGCTCGTCCAATACTTAAAAGACTTCCCGCAGATCAAGGAAATTGCGTTACACCTGGACAACGATACGGCGGGACGGCTGGCGGCAAAAACCCTTCAAACCATCCTCCCCCCTGCTTACGCTATTTCCGACGAACCGCCGAAGCACGGGAAGGATATGAACGATTATCTGAGAAATGTATTGGAAAAACAACGGGGACAGGAACGATAATCTTTTTATTATTTGCCTGTTATCACCTAAAAAGCAATGATAGCATGCAAAAAACAAAATACTTTTATAAGTTTATAGGGTTATAACCCTAATCTATTCATGTATATTCGCTCTGTTTTGTGGTATAATACCAATAAGGCGGTGGTTATCATGATCCAAAGAGATTTATACATGAAGCAAATCAGGCCGTTCATCGGGAAACCGTTTGTTAAGGTGCTGACAGGCATCCGGCGCTGTGGGAAATCCTCCATTCTGATGATGCTGCGGGATGAGCTTCAGAGCAGCGGCGTTGCACCGGAAAACATCCTGTATATCAATTTTGAAAACCTTGATTTCTCCGACCTGAATACGGCGGAGAAGCTGCACAGTTATGTGAAAGCGCGCATGACAGGTGAAGGCCGATATTATATCCTTTTAGATGAGATCCAAGAAGTCAAGCGCTGGGAGAAAGCGGTCAACTCTCTACTGGCAGGCGCCAACTCCGACTTGTATATCACAGGCTCAAATTCGCGCCTGCTGTCATCCGAACTTGCGACCTACATCGCAGGCCGTTATATCGAGATTAAAATCAACACACTCTCTTTCAAGGAATATCTGCTGTTTAAGGAGGTGCGCACAGGCGAGAAGCCGGTCAATATGCGGGAGGAAGTCAGGGACTATATCCGTCTTGGCGGGTTTCCCGCCGTCCACATCGGTGATTATGAAGAAGACACGGCTTACCGCATTGTGAACGACATCTATTCTTCGGCAATTCTCCGCGACACCGTACAGCGGCATAACATCCGCAATATCGAACTGTTGGAGCGGGTGGTCAAGTTTGTGTTTGACAACATCGGCAATACCTTTTCCGCAAAAAATGTAGCCGACTATTTTAAGAGCCAGCAGCGCAAGATTGACTTAAATACCGTCTACAACTATTTAAGCGCCCTCGAAAGCGCCTATATAATCAGAAAGATTCCCCGTTATGACATCAAGGGCAAAGAGATTCTACAAACCAACGAAAAATATTATATCGGGGATCAGTCCTTGGCCTATGCGGTTATGGGCTACAAAGACAGGCTGATTGCCGGGATACTGGAAAACATCGTTATGCTGGAGCTTGAGCGAAGGGGCTACCGTGTTTTTGTAGGAAAGCTCGATACCAAAGAGGTTGACTTCATTGCCGAGAGAAAAAATGAAAAAGTTTACGTTCAAGTATCCTATACACCCGCTGTCGCCCAGGAAACCATTAACCGTGAGTTTGCTCCGCTGCTGGCCATCAAAGACCATTATCCGAAATACGTCGTTACAATGGATGATTTTTGGAATGATAACGTGGAGGGCATTAAGCACAAGCATCTTGCGGAATTCCTGTTGATGGACGTGTATTAAGTACACAAGCATAGCCTTAAAAATAAGACAATTACGTTTACAAATACCTGATTGACAAATACGTTAACCAGGTTTTTTATTTTCTTCTTATAATTAGTATTTGCAATAAATATTTTGGTTTTGCGAGTGCGAACGATGACTGGCAGACTTTTCTTTTCGGCAGGTATCTATTGAGACCAATCGTGACTTTTTTACAACACAAGACTGATGTCTTGTGTTGCAGCAAGCACTGAATTTGGCTAGCCAAATTCGCTTGTTAGGGGGATGCCCCCCTAAAACCCCAAAAAAATGCAGGGCTCATGGGTATTCCTATTCCGTCTTACTCCCGCTTTCATGTGCCCATGCACTGAATCATGAATGATGGCACATCAAAGCGCTCGCGGGGACCGGTCCGCCATACGCTGAGTGGTGACACTCCTCGTACCGCGGCCTTTTGATTACAAATGAATGCCTTATTTTTTGGCGATGCCATTGGGTCCGCCTTTATGTATTTTTATAAGAACATTTAATACGAAAGGGAGGAAAATGAATGGGAAATTATGACACTATAGACCAATGGCGTAATGAATACTACTACAAATTGCGGGACTGCAAAAAAGCCATGATGGATGACTGTGCCTTATCGCAGGCGTACAACAGCAACACATTAAAGAAGTTTATGGAACAGCTTATTGGGACGCATGGCTTGGAGAATGTGTCCCTTTTACTGTCCAACACTATCCGGGAAGCTCCTTGGGACAAGCGTTACTCCAGTAAAGTCAAAGCTTGGGCGAACCGCTATCCGGAAATCCAACCGGCACCTGTGGAAGAAAAAGAGCCTCTGCGTATTTTCGCCTTAAACTTATATGAACATCCCGCCATCCTGAATCAGGCTGCGCGGATTGCTATGCAAAAGGAAAAGGAACTCTCCCAGCCCAAGCCTAAGGAGCAGGCACGATGAGAAAACGCAATATTCCAATTCTTGTACGACTGGACACCAAAGAACGGCAGAACCTTGCCAAGCAGGTAAAGAAATCGGGTCTGTCCCAGGAAACCTTTATCCGTACTCTCATTAACGGTTATGTGCCCAAAGAACTTCCTCCACCCGATTACTACGCCATGATGCGCGAGCTTCGCGCCATTGGCGTCAACTTAAACCAAATCGCGGCCAAGGCCAATGCCACGGGACACATTGACCGGACGCTATTCCAGTATGAAGCCACCCGGCTGAGAAAGACCGTGCTGGACATCCAGGCGGCGGTCACGTCGCCGGAAAGGAGAAATGAAGATGGCGACCACAGCAATATGGGATGTAAAAGACCGCCTTGATCGGGTAATCAACTATGCCGTCAATTCCCAGAAAACAGAGAACCTCTATTTCTCAAATCCGGATTTCCAGGGGCTTCGCAACGTGCTGGAATATACCGCACAGGACGATAAGACTGAAAAACAGTTTTACGTAACCGGCATCAATTGTGATCCGGTTATTGCCTGTGAGCAAATGACCCGGACAAAGCTGCAATTCCAGAAAACCGACGGCATCCTTGCCTTCCACGGCTATCAATCCTTTATGCCGGGAGAAGCTACTCCCGAAGCCGCCCATCACATCGGTGTAAAGCTGGCAAAAGAACTTTGGGGTAACCGCTTTGAGGTGGTGGTTTCCACCCATATTGACAAGCATCACCTTCATAATCATTTTGTTCTCAACTCCGTATCCTTCGTGGACGGCAAGCGGTACTACGACAACAACGCTACCTATGCCCTCATGCGGGAGACTTCCGACCGGCTGTGTCGGGAATACGCCCTGTCCGTCATCGAAAACCCGCAGTGGGGCAAATCCAAGCACCACGCCGAATGGCAGGCCGAGCAGGAAGGTAAGCCCACCTGGCGGGGCCTCATCCGCAAGGATGTGGACAAAGCCGTTGCCGCATCCATTACCTTCACGCAATTTATCGTCACCCTACGTCAACAGGGCTACGAGGTAAAAACGGGTGTAAAATATATGGCGGTGCGTCCCCCGGGAAAAGAACGTTTTGTTCGGTTGAAAACTTTGGGCGACGATTATGCCGAGGAAGCTATTAAGCAGCGGATTCTTCGAAACCGCGCTCCGAAACGGCCACATTCATTTCCGGAGCCAAAGCGAAAACGCTATGCCATCCGGGATAGTAAGAACTTGAAAACCGCAAAAAAGCTTACCGGTATGCAGGCACTTTACCTTCACTACCTCTATAAAATGGGCATTTTGCCAAAAAAATCCGCGTCCAGCAAAAGGACGCATTTTTTATTGCGCGAGGACCTCCGGCACATGGAGAAACTTACCGCCCAAACCAAGCTACTCTGCACCCGCCATATTTCGAGTAAAGAGCAGCTTCTCACTTATAAGCAGGGATTACAGCAGGAAATGACTACTTTGTTTGACTCCCGCAAAGCTCTTTACAACCGGATACGCCGGTGTAAGAACGATGAGCAAGTTTCGGCATACAAGGGGCAGATTGCTGGGCTTTCCCGACAAATCAGCCTGCACCGTAAGGAAATAAAGCTCTGTGCGGACATCCTGTCCCGTTCTGGGGAGATGCAGAAAAAGCTATCCCGGATTAAGCAGGAGGAAATCCAGCAAAGGAAGGAGGAAAAGACCTATGAACAACGGAGCCGACGCAGCGGATCAGATCGTCAATATGACCTTTAAAGGAATTGAGGTACTAGCCAGAATCTCCGGCGAGGGCGCGAAAAACCTTGCCACCTATTTGTACGCTGTGTTGAGAGATCAGAAGAAAACCAGAGGTAAAACCCGTCTGGAAACGCTTTTGCGCAGCGGCAAGGAACTGAAAGTCTTTACAGTCAGAAACGAGGACTTGCAGAAATTCACCCAGGAAGCCAGACGCTACGGCATTTTATACTGCGCCCTGCGGGACAAGAAGAATCTGGACGAGATGTGCGACATCATGGTACGGGCTGAAGACGCTTCCAAAATCAACCGCATCGTGGAACGTTTCAAGCTGGCTACCGTGGACACCGCAAGCATCAAAAGCGAAATCGAAAAATCCAGGGCCGCCAAGCAAAAGGACACTAATCCTGATAAAAAGGGTACAGACGAAAAAGCGCCTCCCGCCAAGGAAACGCCCGCCGAAAAAAGTGCGGACGCTTTTCTGGATAAACTGATGGCAAAACCCGGCCAGCCGGAGCCTGCCGCCAAACAGCCTGACAACCCAAACCCTACGAAGGCGACGGCGGAGAAACCCCTTCCGTCCGAGCCTACCTCAGAGCGCAGCGGGAAAACCGCCGGGGGTACAGTTGAGCCGGAACGGAAATCCGTCCGTCAGGAATTGAAGGAAATCCGGGAGGCTCAAAGGGAGCAGGCGGAAGCCAAGCGCGAGCCTGCTAAAGAAATGCAGAAAACTACAAAACAGACAGCTAAATCAAACAGGCAGAAATCAAAGTCCAAATCCAAAAAACCGAAAGAGAGGTAAGATGCTATGAGCAGTTTCGATGATCTTTTCCGGCAGGAAAAGGAAGCACCTGCCCCCCGGAACGACCAGCCTTTTGACAAAGAGGCATGGAAGCAGCAGAAGCAGGAGCAACGGGAAATGGTGTACTCCCTGATCGACGACACGGCCGAAGCGGTAGCTCAGGGCGGTACTCAATTCCAAAGCTATCTGGATGTACAAAGCCGCTTTGACCGTTACAGTGTTTCCAACGCCCTCTTAATCCTTGCTCAAAAACCGAATGCTACACGCATTGCGGATTTCGATACTTGGAAAGAGCAAGGCATCTATATCCGCAAAAAGGAAAGCGGTTTTTACATCCTGGAACCGGGTGAAGAATACCAGCGTGACGACGGCACCAGTGGCATCAGCTATAACCCCAAAAAGATGTTCGACATTTCCCAGACCGGGAAAGCCCTAAAACACGAGACTTCGGCCTATCCCGACGACCGCACCCGTATCAAGGCGCTGATGGATCACGCCCCTGTTCCTATTCGTATCAGTGATACGCTGCCGGAAGGTACAAACGCGCTGTATCAGCCGGACACGCGGGAAATTCAAATCCGGTGCGGCATGGACACGGAAAATATTTTCCGCGCCCTATCCCAGGAACTGGCCCATGCCGAAATGGACAAAGGCGACAGAGATTATGGCCGTTCCGAACATGGCTTCCACGCCTACTGCACGTCATATATGCTTTGCAAGCAATACGGTGCGGATACAAGCGGCTACCGTTTCGACCACGCTCCGGAAATGCTGGGAAGCATGAATCCACAAGAGATTCGCGCCGAGCTTTCAACCATTAGAGAAACTGCCGGTGAAATTTCCGGCAGGATGAACCGGATGCTTGTACAGCAGCGGCAGGAAAAGAGACTGGAACGGGAACGTTAGGAGGAATTCCTATGAAGGAAGAAGAAAGAGTGCTTACCCTGGACGACTACGAATACGGCGTTATGGTAAACGCCTTGAACGAACTCAGAAACGACCTGATTGAAGAACAACGCCCCACCGATGCCGTAGACGAGCTGCTTCTTAAAACCATTGACGCCCCGACCAAAAAGCAGAAGCGCAGGAGTCACGATGAAGCGCGTTGAAACCGTAAGGAGCAACCTCATACTCTTTGCGGTTTTTTTAATCCCTGTGGTATGGGCGGCCTTGCTGACCGCCCCTTCCCTTTCCGGAGGGCTTCCTGAAATTCTTGCCAATCTCACGGTAGCGATAAACAATCCTTTTGACATTCGGTGGGTAAACGATTCGCTCAAGTGTATCCTGCTCTTTGTTGCCGCCTACGGCATGGGCATAGGGATTTACCTCTCTACCAAGCGCAATTACCGCAGGCGGGAGGAGCACGGCAGCGCGCGCTGGGGAGGCGCGGCGACTGTCTGCAAGAAATACCGGGACAAAGAGCCTCAAAAAAACAAACTCCTGACGCAAAACGTTCGTATAGGCCTGGATGGCCGTAAGCACAAACGGAATTTGAATGTCATGGTGGTGGGCGGCTCCGGCTCCGGTAAGACAAGGTTTTACGCCAAACCCAACGTCATGCAGGCTAACACCTCTTTTATCGTTCTCGATCCCAAGGGGGAAATCCTGCGGGACACAGGAAACCTGCTGAAAGCAAAAGGTTATGAAATCAAGGTTCTGGATTTAATCAACATGCACCTGTCCCATTGCTACAATCCCTTCGCCTACCTCAAGGATGACAAAGACGTGTTAAAGCTCGTCACCAACCTGATCCGCAACACTACGCCCAAAGGTTCCAACACTAACGACCCCTTTTGGGAACGCGCTGAAACCGCTTTACTGGAAGCATTAATCCTCTATCTTCTTTATGAAGCACCGAAGGAAGAGCAGAATTTTCCGATGGTCATGGAGATGATCGCCGCCGCTGAGGTCCATGAGGATGACGAATCCTATCAAAGCCCCCTTGACGAGCTGTTCGAAAGGCTGGAAATGCAGGAATCGGATCACCTAGCAGTCAAGCAATATAACATCTTCAAGCTGGCGGCGGGCAAAACGGCCAAATCTATTCTCATCGGTTTGGGTGTCCGGCTGGAAAAGTTTAACCTGTCCACCCTTGCGGGAATCACTACGGTGGATGAAATGGAACTGTCCTCAGTCGGGGAGAAAAAGACAGCGCTTTTTGCCGTGATACCCGACAACGATTTATCCTTTAATTTTATAGTCGGGATGCTTTACACCCAGCTATTTCAAAACCTCATGTACCTTGCCGACTATAAGTACGGAGGCAGGTTGCCCGTTCATGTCCACTTTGTTATGGATGAATTTGCCAATGTCGCTCTGCCTGATGAGTTTGACAAGCTGCTGTCCACCATACGTTCCAGGGAAATATCCGTGTCCATCATCCTACAAAACCTGGCACAGCTCAAAGCCCTGTTTAAGGATACCTGGGAATCCATTCTAGGTAATTGTGACGAGTTTCTATATTTGGGCGGCAATGAGCAAAGTACCCATAAGTATGTATCCGAGCTTTTAGGCAAGGAAACCATTGACATGAACACCTACGGCCAGAGCAAGGGCCGTAATGGAAGCTACTCCGTCAATTATCAGTTGTCGGGGCGCGAGCTTCTGACCCCCGACGAGGTGCGAATGCTGGACAACCGCTATGCCTTGCTCTTTATCCGCGGTGAACGAGCCATTATGGACGACAAGTATGATATCCTTAAACACTCCAATCTGAAACTGACTGTTGACGGCGGCGGCCAACCTTTCCGGCACGGCGGTACGGAAACCGCCCTGGACTGGAAAGCTGTGGTCCTAAACGAAAACAGCGATTACGAGCTTCTCTCCGAGGAAGAACTCGAAACCCAGATGCAATCCTGAAAAACAATACATTGGAGGCATGATTCTATGAAAATGTCCAGGAAAATCAAAAGGACTATTGCCGTTTACTGCACACTGGTACTAATGCTTTCCTTCTTGACCGCCCCTGCTTACGCGGCAGGCGATCCCCTCCAGGTGGTGAACAATCTGTCCGACTTCATCTTTGGACTGATCCGCGCCATTGGGATGATTCTCTTAGGCTTCGGCATTGTGCAAATCGGCCTTTCCCTTAAATCCCACGACCCTTCCCAGCGGGCCAACGGCTTCCTGACGTTGGCGGGCGGAGTGATTATTACCTTTGCCAAAGAGATCCTTACTCTGATTACAGGAGGTTGATCGTCATGTTTAATACATTTCCGATCAATGAAGAAATGCACATTCATTCACTGAACGGCGAACTGCGGAAAGCTACCATCCTCAAGAGACTGGGTGACAACGATTATCTTGCCGAATATAACGGAGTCAAGTGCCACGCAATCTATAACCCGTTTGTCAATAAATTCTACGTGGATGACAAATATGGCGTCATCAGGGACAAAATGCCCAGCAGGGATGAATCATGCCGGTAATGATTACAAGGATAAGCCCACGTTTCGTACGCGGGCTTTGTCTCGGAAATGAGGTGAGTTTATTTGTCAAACGGCAACTGGGTCATCGACAATCTCAATAATGCCCTGGCAACCTGGAATGCAAAGCTGGCGGAGATTTTGCAAATTATTACGCAATCGCCAACTGAATTTAAAGGCGGCGGTATTTGGAATGTTATCGTTAATATTCACGGCGCATTGCAGGCCGTTGGCATGGCCCTGTTGGTGTTGTTTTTTGTCATTGGCGTAGTCAAAACCTGCGGCAGCTTCGCCGAAGTCAAAAAGCCGGAGCACGCCTTGAAGCTTTTCATCCGGTTTGCCCTGGCCAAAGGCGTCGTGACTTATGGACTGGACTTAATGATGGCGCTGTTCAATATCGTGCAGGGGATTATCTCCAGCATCATGAGCGCTGCAGGCTTTGGGACGACCACCCAGACCGTACTGCCTGACACCATTGTGCAGGCCATTGAGAATTGCGGTTTCTGGGCGAGTATTCCGCTGTGGGCGGTGACGCTCATCGGCGGTTTATTTATTACGGTTCTGTCTTTTATTATGATCCTTACGGTGTACGCCCGCTTTTTTAAAATATTTTTATACACCGCCATTGCCCCTGTGCCTCTGGCCTCCTTCGCCGGAGAGCCGAGCCAAAGCATCGGCAAAGCCTTTTTGAAAGGCTACGCCGCCGTGTGTCTGGAAGGAGCCATTATCGTCCTGGCCTGCGTAATTTTTTCCGTCTTTGCGTCTTCCCCACCGTTGGTGGACACCGGTGCCAGCGCCGTCACAATGGTATGGTCCTATATCGGGGAGTCGATTTTCAATATGCTGGTGCTGGTCGGGGCCGTAAAAATGGCTGACCGGGTGGTGCGGGAAATGATGGGGTTGTAAATTTAATACTCTCAGGTGTTTATGTCCTCATAATATTGGTTTTCCTTCTGCTCCCGCCTGTGCCGGATTTTTCGGCGGATGGCCGCAACCCAACTCAGGGCCACAAGGCCAAGCAGGGCTAAAAAGATTAGGGTTGTCAGCATTTCATGTTCCTGTACAAAGTTTGGGAACAAAGCGCCCACCAAAAGAACATAAAGCAACGGAATGCCCAAGCGAAAAACCGACGCAATCTTAAAGATGAAGTTTAGAGCCAGCATCAGTAAAAATAAGAAAATGGATGTATACAACACAAACAAACCCTCCTTTCCTATCCCCTATTATCACGTATCGAGGAAGGAATTGGAAGGCTGCGCACGGACTATTTTAGCGGTGTACCCGCATTAATCATTCAGCCTTTTCCCCAGCAAATCTTCAATAGAAATATCCAATGCTTTCGCAATCGCAACGATCTCATAATCCTGAACAAGACGGTATTGCCCTTCAAGACGTGAAAGACTTGTCGCACTGATGTCCAAGCCCACGGTTTGCAGTTTCGCTAAAAAATCTTTCTGCTTAATTTTCTTTGCTTTCCGAAGGGCAACAACCTTGGCTCCAATCATGTTTTTATTGCCGGGCGGGTTCTGTCGTGGTTTCATACCCTTGCACCTCACTATTCTTCTCAATTTTATGTGAGGGAACAATGGTTTTAATGCGATAATCGCAGTAAAATATAAAAATAAGTCGATAATCGCAGTAAAAACCGAAAGGAGTCCTTCTAAAAGATGAGACAGAAATCTGCTGTTTCATGGTATGTAAACACATCAAGCTGCATTATGAGGATGATGAAGAACACTCCTTTGTCATCCGGCTTAAAATCAGACAAAGGAGATTAGAGAATGAAAAAGGGGTCTCTCTATGACGAATTTGAAAGAGAGAAGAAAAAACTCAACAGACTTGGTAATAAAGCCTTGAAAAACGGTATTCGCCTTATACAGGATGAGGCATTTATGGAACAGAACCGTAAGGTTGACGAATTGGTGGTCAAGATCCAAATCGAAAAAGAAAAGCATAAAAAAAACCGGCAGGAACGGTAAATAATTCTTGCTAGCGCTTCGTTGAGGGGCGCTGTTTTTTTACGGAGGTGGATACACTTTGGAAGTTAAAATCAACCGGGAAATCCGGGATTACACAGAAAGCTTGTTCTTTGGACTGTCCATGCGGCAGTTTGTTTTTTCTCTCCTGGCTGTTGGCGTTGCCATCGGCATCTACTTCGGCCTGCGGAATGTCTTAGGCACGGAAACAGTGAGCTGGGTGTGCATTTTAGGCGCGTTTCCTTTTGCCGCCATGGGGTTTATCCGCTATCACGGCATGACAGCGGAACAGTTTTTCTGGGCGTATCTCAAATCGGAGTTTATCCTGCCCAAAAAACTGATGTTTTATCCGACAAACGTGTATTTCGAAGCGTTGAAGCAGACCGTTCAAAACAAGGAAAGGGAGGAATCAAAACGCCATGATTAAGACCCTGCAAAAAATTATGAAGCAGGATAAGGAGCAGTTTGTTATCCCCAAAGGCGT from Dehalobacter sp. includes these protein-coding regions:
- a CDS encoding ATP-binding protein produces the protein MIQRDLYMKQIRPFIGKPFVKVLTGIRRCGKSSILMMLRDELQSSGVAPENILYINFENLDFSDLNTAEKLHSYVKARMTGEGRYYILLDEIQEVKRWEKAVNSLLAGANSDLYITGSNSRLLSSELATYIAGRYIEIKINTLSFKEYLLFKEVRTGEKPVNMREEVRDYIRLGGFPAVHIGDYEEDTAYRIVNDIYSSAILRDTVQRHNIRNIELLERVVKFVFDNIGNTFSAKNVADYFKSQQRKIDLNTVYNYLSALESAYIIRKIPRYDIKGKEILQTNEKYYIGDQSLAYAVMGYKDRLIAGILENIVMLELERRGYRVFVGKLDTKEVDFIAERKNEKVYVQVSYTPAVAQETINREFAPLLAIKDHYPKYVVTMDDFWNDNVEGIKHKHLAEFLLMDVY
- a CDS encoding DUF3991 and toprim domain-containing protein: MPYVTPEQIERAKQMDLLTYLQYYEPHELVHFSGNVYTTRTHDSLKISNGRWCWWSRSIGGRSALDYLIKVRGMTLPEAVIQIDGRAAIMPPVPSKAQEPTNQRNLLLPEKNKNNNCVIAYLSGRGIHRTLIEYSIRTGRLYEGHEHHNAVFVGFNRQGVPKYATFRGTTGKRFLGEAEGSDKHFSFSIPARQGSRKLHLFESAIDLLSYGTLELFSGRDWRKENCLSLAGIYKPKKIIEQSTSPAALVQYLKDFPQIKEIALHLDNDTAGRLAAKTLQTILPPAYAISDEPPKHGKDMNDYLRNVLEKQRGQER
- a CDS encoding ArdC-like ssDNA-binding domain-containing protein, translating into MSSFDDLFRQEKEAPAPRNDQPFDKEAWKQQKQEQREMVYSLIDDTAEAVAQGGTQFQSYLDVQSRFDRYSVSNALLILAQKPNATRIADFDTWKEQGIYIRKKESGFYILEPGEEYQRDDGTSGISYNPKKMFDISQTGKALKHETSAYPDDRTRIKALMDHAPVPIRISDTLPEGTNALYQPDTREIQIRCGMDTENIFRALSQELAHAEMDKGDRDYGRSEHGFHAYCTSYMLCKQYGADTSGYRFDHAPEMLGSMNPQEIRAELSTIRETAGEISGRMNRMLVQQRQEKRLERER
- a CDS encoding PrgI family protein, with protein sequence MEVKINREIRDYTESLFFGLSMRQFVFSLLAVGVAIGIYFGLRNVLGTETVSWVCILGAFPFAAMGFIRYHGMTAEQFFWAYLKSEFILPKKLMFYPTNVYFEALKQTVQNKEREESKRHD
- a CDS encoding TrbC/VirB2 family protein, which encodes MKMSRKIKRTIAVYCTLVLMLSFLTAPAYAAGDPLQVVNNLSDFIFGLIRAIGMILLGFGIVQIGLSLKSHDPSQRANGFLTLAGGVIITFAKEILTLITGG
- a CDS encoding intracellular growth attenuator family protein translates to MLYTSIFLFLLMLALNFIFKIASVFRLGIPLLYVLLVGALFPNFVQEHEMLTTLIFLALLGLVALSWVAAIRRKIRHRREQKENQYYEDINT
- a CDS encoding relaxase/mobilization nuclease domain-containing protein, which produces MATTAIWDVKDRLDRVINYAVNSQKTENLYFSNPDFQGLRNVLEYTAQDDKTEKQFYVTGINCDPVIACEQMTRTKLQFQKTDGILAFHGYQSFMPGEATPEAAHHIGVKLAKELWGNRFEVVVSTHIDKHHLHNHFVLNSVSFVDGKRYYDNNATYALMRETSDRLCREYALSVIENPQWGKSKHHAEWQAEQEGKPTWRGLIRKDVDKAVAASITFTQFIVTLRQQGYEVKTGVKYMAVRPPGKERFVRLKTLGDDYAEEAIKQRILRNRAPKRPHSFPEPKRKRYAIRDSKNLKTAKKLTGMQALYLHYLYKMGILPKKSASSKRTHFLLREDLRHMEKLTAQTKLLCTRHISSKEQLLTYKQGLQQEMTTLFDSRKALYNRIRRCKNDEQVSAYKGQIAGLSRQISLHRKEIKLCADILSRSGEMQKKLSRIKQEEIQQRKEEKTYEQRSRRSGSDRQYDL
- a CDS encoding DUF3801 domain-containing protein → MNNGADAADQIVNMTFKGIEVLARISGEGAKNLATYLYAVLRDQKKTRGKTRLETLLRSGKELKVFTVRNEDLQKFTQEARRYGILYCALRDKKNLDEMCDIMVRAEDASKINRIVERFKLATVDTASIKSEIEKSRAAKQKDTNPDKKGTDEKAPPAKETPAEKSADAFLDKLMAKPGQPEPAAKQPDNPNPTKATAEKPLPSEPTSERSGKTAGGTVEPERKSVRQELKEIREAQREQAEAKREPAKEMQKTTKQTAKSNRQKSKSKSKKPKER
- a CDS encoding DUF3849 domain-containing protein; its protein translation is MGNYDTIDQWRNEYYYKLRDCKKAMMDDCALSQAYNSNTLKKFMEQLIGTHGLENVSLLLSNTIREAPWDKRYSSKVKAWANRYPEIQPAPVEEKEPLRIFALNLYEHPAILNQAARIAMQKEKELSQPKPKEQAR
- a CDS encoding MobC family plasmid mobilization relaxosome protein, with product MRKRNIPILVRLDTKERQNLAKQVKKSGLSQETFIRTLINGYVPKELPPPDYYAMMRELRAIGVNLNQIAAKANATGHIDRTLFQYEATRLRKTVLDIQAAVTSPERRNEDGDHSNMGCKRPP
- a CDS encoding type IV secretory system conjugative DNA transfer family protein encodes the protein MKRVETVRSNLILFAVFLIPVVWAALLTAPSLSGGLPEILANLTVAINNPFDIRWVNDSLKCILLFVAAYGMGIGIYLSTKRNYRRREEHGSARWGGAATVCKKYRDKEPQKNKLLTQNVRIGLDGRKHKRNLNVMVVGGSGSGKTRFYAKPNVMQANTSFIVLDPKGEILRDTGNLLKAKGYEIKVLDLINMHLSHCYNPFAYLKDDKDVLKLVTNLIRNTTPKGSNTNDPFWERAETALLEALILYLLYEAPKEEQNFPMVMEMIAAAEVHEDDESYQSPLDELFERLEMQESDHLAVKQYNIFKLAAGKTAKSILIGLGVRLEKFNLSTLAGITTVDEMELSSVGEKKTALFAVIPDNDLSFNFIVGMLYTQLFQNLMYLADYKYGGRLPVHVHFVMDEFANVALPDEFDKLLSTIRSREISVSIILQNLAQLKALFKDTWESILGNCDEFLYLGGNEQSTHKYVSELLGKETIDMNTYGQSKGRNGSYSVNYQLSGRELLTPDEVRMLDNRYALLFIRGERAIMDDKYDILKHSNLKLTVDGGGQPFRHGGTETALDWKAVVLNENSDYELLSEEELETQMQS
- a CDS encoding helix-turn-helix domain-containing protein, yielding MKPRQNPPGNKNMIGAKVVALRKAKKIKQKDFLAKLQTVGLDISATSLSRLEGQYRLVQDYEIVAIAKALDISIEDLLGKRLND